Proteins from a genomic interval of Poecile atricapillus isolate bPoeAtr1 chromosome 1, bPoeAtr1.hap1, whole genome shotgun sequence:
- the JKAMP gene encoding JNK1/MAPK8-associated membrane protein: MFRAAVDIQPACLGLYCGRTVLSVNGSVETYGDCGVCPRGQRTDDNKICRECVGSPDRYDWLYLGFMAMLPLVLHWFFIEWYSGKKSSSAVLQHLTALLECSVAAVVTLLLSDPVGSLHIRSCRVKKLSDWYTMLYNPSPDYITTVHCTHEAVYPLYTIVFIYYAFCLVLMMLLRPLLVKKIACGLGRSDRFKSIYAALYFFPILTVLQAVGGGLLYYAFPYIILVLSLVTLAVYMSASEVEFFKDLLVRKKRLVVLFSHWLLHAYGIISISKLDKLEQDLPLLALVPAPALFYLMTAKYTEPSRILSEGGNGH; encoded by the exons ATGTTCCGCGCCG CTGTGGACATCCAGCCCGCCTGCCTCGGGCTGTACTGCGGCAGGACCGTGCTGTCGGTGAACGGCTCCGTGGAGACGTACGGGGACTGCGGG GTGTGTCCTAGAGGCCAAAGAACTGATGACAACAAAATCTGCCGGGAATGTGTGGGGTCTCCAGACCGCTATGACTGGCTGTACCTCGGCTTCATGGCCATGTTGCCCCTGGTTTTACACTGGTTCTTTATTGAGTGGTATTCTGGAAAAAAGAG CTCCAGCGCGGTGCTGCAGCACCTGACGGCGTTGCTGGAGTGCAGCGTGGCGGCCGTGGTGACGCTGCTGCTCAGCGACCCCGTGGGCTCCCTGCACATCCGCTCCTGCCGCGTGAAGAAGCTCTCGGACTGGTACACCATGCTCTACAACCCCAGCCCCGACTACATCACCACAGTGCACTGCACCCACGAGGCCGTCTACCCACT gtaCACCATTGTGTTTATCTATTATGCCTTCTGTCTCGTGTTGATGATGCTGCTTCGACCTCTCCTGGTTAAGAAGATTGCCTGTGGCTTGGGAAGGTCTGACCgatttaaaagcatttatgcAGCACTCTACTTCTTCCCCATCCTCACCGTGCTGCAGGCCGTGGGAGGAGGCCTCCTCT ATTATGCCTTCCCATACATCATCCTGGTGCTCTCTTTGGTTACACTGGCTGTGTACATGTCTGCTTCTGAAGTGGAG TTTTTCAAGGATTTGCTCGTGAGGAAGAAAAGGCtcgttgtcctcttcagccacTGGTTACTTCATGCCTATGGAATCATCTCCATTTCCAAACTGGATAAGCTtgagcaggacctgcctttgCTTGCCTTGGTACCTGCCCCTGCCCTCTTCTACTTGATGACAGCAAAGTACACAGAGCCCTCACGCATCCTCTCCGAAGGTGGGAATGGACATTAA
- the L3HYPDH gene encoding trans-3-hydroxy-L-proline dehydratase: MAAQGGGDGDSGGTGQPLPPHSPSGAMLQTVEMHTGGEPLRIIPRLEAAEQAAAAGLSLLSLRREVAARQDHVRRALMHEPRGHAGMYGAVVVRGGAAAEGAHLAALFLHCAGYSAMCGHAVMALGRFALDYGLVPEPTRPETAVRLRCPCGPVTAFVPWDGRRSGNPVRFHSVPAFAAATDLAIDVPGHGKVVVDIGYGGTFYAFLSAEQLGLDVCSSKTRDLVSAASAVTEAVKKQFKLHHPESEDLAFLYGTILTDGKDAFSEEPTTNICVFADEQVDRSPTGSGVTARIALQYHKGLIQLDQSRTFRSSTTGSLFTGKAVKATKFGNYNAVIVEVSGEAFYTGTATFTVEEEDPLKHGFFFK; this comes from the exons ATGGCGGCGCAGGGCGGCGGTGACGGGGACAGTGGCGGAACGGGACAGCCGCTGCCGCCGCACTCTCCCTCGGGCGCGATGCTGCAGACGGTGGAGATGCACACGGGCGGGGAGCCGCTGCGCATCATCCCGCGGCTGGAGGCGGCGGAacaggcggcggcggcggggctgtCGCTGCTGTCGCTGCGGCGGGAGGTGGCGGCCAGGCAGGACCACGTGCGGCGGGCGCTGATGCACGAGCCGCGCGGCCACGCCGGCATGTACGGGGCCGTGGTGGtgcgcggcggggcggcggcggaaGGCGCGCACCTGGCGGCCCTGTTCCTGCACTGCGCCGGCTACAGCGCCATGTGCGGCCACGCCGTCATGGCCCTCGGCCGCTTCGCCCTCGACTACGGGCTGGTCCCGGAGCCCACCCGGCCCGAGACCGCCGTCCGCCTGCGCTGCCCCTGCGGGCCCGTCACCGCCTTCGTGCCCTGGGACGGCCGCCGCAGCGGCAACCCCGTGCGCTTCCACAGCGTGCCCGCCTTCGCTGCCGCCACCG ACTTGGCCATTGATGTCCCTGGCCATGGGAAGGTGGTGGTTGACATTGGCTATGGTGGCACTTTCTACGCCTTCCTCAGTGCCGAGCAGCTGGGCCTTGATGTGTGCTCTTCAAAGACCAGAGACCTTGTCAGTGCAGCAAGTGCAGTGACAGAAGCCGTGAAGAAACAG TTCAAACTTCATCACCCTGAGAGCGAAGACCTGGCTTTCCTCTATGGCACCATACTGACAGATGGGAAAGATGCCTTTAGCGAGGAGCCCACCACCAACATCTGTGTGTTTGCAGATGAACAG GTTGACCGAAGTCCGACAGGTTCGGGGGTGACAGCTCGCATTGCCTTGCAGTACCATAAGGGACTCATCCAGCTGGACCAGAGCAGAACCTTCCGGAGCAGCACCACGGGCTCCTTGTTCACTGGGAAGGCAGTGAAGGCAA CCAAGTTTGGGAACTACAACGCTGTCATTGTGGAAGTCTCTGGAGAAGCCTTTTATACTGGTACAGCCACCTTCACTGTCGAAGAGGAGGACCCACTGAAACACGGCTTCTTCTTCAAGTGA
- the GPR135 gene encoding G-protein coupled receptor 135 — MRLRMEPAAAVPGNLSRGGGGNESGGAAAAAAAAGGWSAAALASQAAALLLIFALSALGNGAVVLVIARHRQLRTVTNAFVLSLSLSELLGALLCLPLAFLSLLSRPPGAWLFGQRLCLASAALHAGLGIAATLTMALLSFDRYCAIVRQPRHKMGRRRAAQLLAAVWLAALALAGPWYGLAGEGRREANPGAYRCVYVLPWGSSRLGPPYGAALIVLCYLLPFAVMCFCHFNICRAVRLAESRVRPLTTYGHLLRAYGEMRTATTVLIMIVSIICCWGPYCILGLAAAAGRLPFSPTMDAVASGMAWANGAINPLIYAARNPNISVLLRRSREGGYRTRNNMVAYLSVPGRQPEPRSRAERVRERYINRHSGPPGSGLSSSSPASGGEVAMWACKTPAVLFCRDGQPDTLSEATLKAKAGAIDTSL; from the coding sequence atGAGGCTGCGCATGGAGCCGGCGGCGGCCGTGCCGGGCAACCTctcccgcggcggcggcggcaacgagagcggcggggcggcggcggcggcggcggcggcgggggggtGGTCGGCGGCGGCGCTGGCCTCGCAAGCCGCCGCGCTGCTGCTCATCTTCGCCCTCTCGGCGCTGGGCAACGGGGCGGTGGTGCTGGTGATCGCCCGGCACCGGCAGCTCCGCACGGTCACCAACGCCTTCGTGCTGTCGCTGTCGCTGTCGGAGCTGCTGGGcgccctgctctgcctgccgCTGGCTTTCCTCAGCCTGCTCAGCCGCCCGCCCGGCGCTTGGCTCTTCGGGCAGCGCCTGTGCCTGGCCAGCGCCGCCCTCCACGCCGGGCTGGGCATCGCGGCCACGCTCACCATGGCCCTGCTCTCCTTCGACCGCTACTGTGCCATCGTCCGCCAGCCGCGGCACAAGATGGGCCGGCGCCGCGCCGCGCAGCTGCTGGCCGCGGTGTGGCTGGCGGCGCTGGCGCTGGCCGGGCCCTGGTACGGGCTGGCGGGCGAGGGGCGGCGCGAAGCCAACCCCGGCGCCTACCGCTGCGTCTACGTGCTGCCCTGGGGCTCCTCGCGGCTCGGGCCGCCCTACGGCGCTGCCCTCATCGTGCTCTGCTACCTCCTGCCCTTCGCCGTCATGTGCTTCTGCCACTTCAACATCTGCCGGGCGGTGCGGCTCGCCGAGAGCCGCGTGCGGCCCCTCACCACCTACGGGCACCTGCTGCGCGCCTACGGGGAGATGCGCACGGCCACCACCGTCCTCATCATGATCGTCTCCATCATCTGCTGCTGGGGGCCCTACTGCATCCTGGGGCTGGCCGCGGCTGCCGGGCGCCTGCCCTTCTCGCCCACCATGGACGCCGTGGCCAGCGGGATGGCCTGGGCCAACGGCGCCATCAACCCCCTCATCTACGCCGCCCGCAACCCCAACATCTCGGTGCTGCTGCGGCGCAGCCGGGAGGGCGGCTACAGGACTAGGAACAACATGGTGGCTTACCTGTCGGTGCCCGGCCGGCAGCCGGAGCCCCGGAGCCGGGCCGAGCGTGTCCGGGAGCGCTACATCAATCGGCACAGCGGCCCCCCGGGCAGCGGCCTGTCCTCCTCCAGCCCGGCCAGCGGCGGAGAGGTGGCCATGTGGGCCTGCAAGACTCCCGCGGTGCTCTTCTGTCGGGATGGACAGCCGGACACTCTGTCTGAGGCCACCCTGAAGGCCAAAGCGGGCGCCATCGACACCAGCCTCTGA